One Cryobacterium roopkundense genomic region harbors:
- a CDS encoding M23 family metallopeptidase, producing MAMIALFTVSATLPALAVNPGTALTAMPTAADSADTQSLTFSQAQSSPLERDGFTVTDIPKPTPTPASFTEIADNGQWASLDQSQLTDQGWALPALGRITSTFGPRPDKPVEGVGDHHNGTDIAAPCGQPVFAATGGTVVESGYRGSYGQWILIDHGDGVESGYAHSSELLVDTGQSVAAGQVIALVGSTGSSSGCHVHFEIRVDGTMLNPETFMSSRGVYLG from the coding sequence ATGGCGATGATCGCCCTCTTCACCGTGAGCGCAACCCTGCCCGCCCTGGCGGTGAACCCGGGTACGGCGCTGACGGCCATGCCCACGGCGGCCGACTCCGCAGACACGCAAAGCCTCACCTTCTCCCAGGCGCAGTCGTCTCCCCTCGAACGCGATGGCTTCACGGTGACCGACATTCCCAAGCCCACGCCGACGCCCGCGTCGTTCACCGAGATCGCCGACAACGGACAGTGGGCCAGTCTCGATCAGAGCCAGCTCACAGACCAGGGTTGGGCCTTGCCCGCGCTCGGCCGCATCACGAGCACCTTCGGTCCTCGCCCGGACAAGCCGGTCGAAGGCGTCGGGGACCACCACAACGGAACCGACATCGCCGCCCCTTGCGGCCAGCCCGTGTTCGCCGCGACGGGAGGAACCGTTGTGGAGTCAGGTTATCGGGGGTCCTACGGTCAGTGGATCCTCATCGACCACGGCGATGGCGTGGAGTCCGGATACGCCCACAGCAGCGAACTCCTCGTCGACACTGGGCAAAGCGTCGCCGCCGGCCAGGTCATCGCTTTGGTGGGTTCCACCGGATCCTCAAGCGGATGCCACGTGCACTTTGAGATCCGAGTGGACGGAACCATGCTCAACCCCGAGACGTTCATGAGTTCCCGCGGAGTTTATCTGGGCTGA
- a CDS encoding threonine/serine ThrE exporter family protein, whose translation MNDLTGAIPLDHAAYTRAVLDLTMRLAEVIFTAGAGAEDATAAMEALTRAYGLKGTEANITHTIITLTQEDQATHESITRSRNVKYRTLDYTKLTLTSELIAELIEHPVDIAEARKRLAIIVSSKPQVTVRFRRLGWSLVGAGAAVLIGGGPVVMMAAFIATYLIDLITTTLDHRQVPLFYQTVVGGAMGPLAAAIVHIIDPTVNPSIVVVATIIMLLAGVTTFGAVHDTLSGFYLTGTARMVEAVLITGGLVTGVAGATLFVSRFGLDLTVQSRWVPTLLDLPLLLAASVVIVIGFSLAVQVPWRAWWVVCLLGALAEFLYLIGDLAGLGLVWASGMSAIGVGLAASVAARIVRTPPLVIMVTALVPLVPGLILFRGLLQLSNGDINGLLNLLTAAAVALALAAGAILAQYVVQYVWGPARRLQRRFVGPLMALPVRLGRGSTKRI comes from the coding sequence ATGAATGACCTCACAGGGGCAATCCCGCTCGATCACGCCGCCTATACACGCGCGGTTCTCGACCTCACAATGCGCCTCGCGGAGGTCATTTTCACGGCCGGCGCCGGCGCGGAAGACGCCACTGCCGCGATGGAAGCGCTCACGCGTGCCTACGGGCTCAAGGGCACCGAGGCGAACATCACGCACACGATCATCACCCTCACGCAGGAGGACCAGGCCACCCACGAGTCCATCACGCGTAGCCGTAACGTGAAGTACCGCACCCTGGACTACACGAAGCTCACCCTCACGTCTGAGCTGATCGCCGAACTCATCGAGCACCCTGTAGACATCGCCGAGGCGCGGAAGCGCTTGGCCATCATCGTGAGTTCCAAGCCGCAGGTGACCGTGCGCTTCCGTCGTCTGGGGTGGAGCCTCGTGGGCGCCGGCGCTGCCGTACTGATCGGCGGCGGGCCCGTCGTCATGATGGCCGCGTTCATCGCGACCTACCTCATCGACCTGATCACGACAACCCTTGACCACCGCCAGGTTCCCCTCTTCTACCAGACCGTGGTCGGCGGCGCCATGGGGCCACTCGCCGCCGCGATCGTGCACATCATCGATCCCACGGTCAACCCGTCCATCGTCGTGGTCGCGACCATCATCATGCTGCTCGCCGGGGTGACCACGTTCGGCGCGGTGCATGACACACTCTCAGGGTTCTACCTCACCGGCACCGCCCGCATGGTGGAGGCCGTGCTCATTACCGGCGGCCTCGTCACCGGTGTCGCTGGCGCCACCCTGTTCGTGAGCCGATTCGGACTCGATCTCACCGTGCAGTCGCGGTGGGTGCCGACTCTGCTCGATCTGCCGTTGCTTCTTGCGGCATCCGTTGTGATCGTCATTGGCTTCAGCCTGGCCGTGCAGGTGCCGTGGCGGGCGTGGTGGGTGGTGTGCTTGCTGGGCGCCCTCGCCGAGTTCCTCTACCTGATCGGCGACCTGGCCGGCCTCGGGCTGGTCTGGGCCTCGGGCATGAGCGCCATCGGCGTGGGCCTCGCGGCGTCCGTGGCGGCCCGCATCGTGCGAACCCCGCCCCTCGTGATCATGGTCACCGCTCTCGTGCCGCTCGTGCCGGGGCTCATCCTGTTCCGCGGGCTGCTGCAACTCTCGAACGGCGATATTAACGGCCTCCTCAACCTGCTGACCGCGGCCGCGGTGGCGCTCGCACTCGCTGCCGGCGCCATCCTGGCCCAGTATGTTGTGCAGTACGTCTGGGGCCCCGCGCGCCGGCTGCAGCGACGCTTCGTGGGGCCCCTCATGGCGCTGCCCGTGCGCCTGGGCCGCGGCAGCACGAAACGCATCTAG
- a CDS encoding SHOCT domain-containing protein has translation MMWGLGTMGWSWVFGLLAIAGLAVIMYVVVRLLANTGAPPPSVPNSPEPTGARRILDERFARGELTAEQYRDHLRMLDEGR, from the coding sequence ATGATGTGGGGCCTGGGAACGATGGGCTGGTCGTGGGTCTTCGGATTGCTCGCGATCGCGGGCCTAGCGGTGATTATGTACGTCGTCGTTCGTCTTCTCGCGAACACGGGCGCACCACCCCCCTCGGTCCCCAATTCGCCAGAGCCGACCGGTGCCCGACGCATCCTGGATGAGCGTTTCGCGCGAGGGGAGCTGACCGCCGAGCAATATCGCGACCACCTGCGGATGCTCGACGAGGGTAGATAG